From a region of the Flavobacterium sediminilitoris genome:
- a CDS encoding pseudouridine synthase translates to MEHQHFMLHKPHGYLSQFVYELKRKKKLLGELYPFPEGTMAIGRLDEDSEGLLLLTTDGKVSEQVRRKTVEKEYYAQVDGIITQEAVEKLQKGVEIGVNGTKYLTRNCSAKLIIDLPNYIGPGRRIRDDRHGPTSWVSITVTEGKFRQVRKMTAAVGFPTLRLIRIRVGENYLEGLNVGDVKKVNVFPL, encoded by the coding sequence ATGGAACATCAACACTTTATGTTGCATAAACCACACGGCTATTTGAGTCAGTTTGTGTATGAATTGAAACGAAAGAAAAAACTACTGGGCGAATTATATCCTTTTCCAGAAGGAACCATGGCAATAGGTCGTTTGGATGAAGACTCAGAAGGTTTACTTTTATTAACTACTGATGGAAAAGTAAGCGAACAAGTACGTAGAAAAACTGTAGAAAAAGAATATTACGCTCAAGTAGATGGTATTATTACACAAGAAGCGGTAGAAAAATTACAAAAAGGAGTAGAGATAGGAGTAAACGGTACAAAATATTTGACTCGAAATTGTTCTGCTAAATTGATTATCGATTTACCTAATTATATAGGACCAGGTAGAAGAATTAGAGATGATAGACATGGTCCAACTAGTTGGGTTTCAATCACAGTTACAGAAGGTAAATTTCGTCAAGTAAGAAAAATGACTGCTGCTGTAGGCTTTCCTACATTAAGACTGATTCGTATTCGTGTGGGAGAAAATTATCTTGAAGGATTAAACGTTGGAGATGTTAAAAAAGTAAATGTTTTTCCGCTATAA
- a CDS encoding DUF4295 domain-containing protein has protein sequence MAKKTVATLQTASKRLTKAIKMVKSPKSGAYTFVESVMAPELVDEFLKKK, from the coding sequence ATGGCAAAGAAAACCGTAGCAACTTTACAAACAGCTTCTAAGAGATTAACTAAAGCTATTAAAATGGTTAAATCTCCAAAGTCAGGTGCATATACATTCGTAGAATCAGTTATGGCTCCTGAATTAGTTGATGAATTCTTAAAAAAGAAATAA
- a CDS encoding isoaspartyl peptidase/L-asparaginase family protein, translated as MKKYILILISIVFIQCKTIDKADNLRENQNIAIVIHGGAGTILKKNMSPELELEYKKVLEIAVKEGYSILKNGGTSIDAVEKTINILENSPLFNAGKGAVFTNDGKNELDASIMDGKTLKAGAVAGVTTVKNPINLARAVMEKSEHVMLAREGAEYFAKQNGLEIVDPSYFYVENRYQSLLKAKEKEKIELDHDGKASFYDSNIKDSKFGTVGCVALDKNGNITAGTSTGGMTNKKWGRVGDSPIIGAGTYANNKTCGVSATGWGEFFIRNVVAYDISALMEYKNMSIEEASREVIQKKLTQIGGTGGIIALDKNGNIVMEFNTSGMYRAAIDKNEKLTIGIYEK; from the coding sequence ATGAAAAAATACATTTTAATTCTCATTTCAATTGTTTTTATTCAATGTAAAACTATTGACAAGGCTGATAATCTCCGTGAAAATCAAAACATTGCAATTGTGATTCATGGTGGAGCAGGTACTATTTTAAAGAAAAATATGTCTCCTGAACTTGAATTAGAATATAAAAAAGTTTTAGAAATAGCAGTTAAAGAAGGGTATTCTATTCTAAAAAATGGTGGAACAAGTATTGACGCAGTAGAAAAAACAATAAATATTTTAGAAAATTCTCCTCTTTTTAATGCTGGTAAAGGGGCTGTTTTTACTAATGATGGGAAAAATGAATTAGATGCATCTATTATGGATGGCAAAACATTAAAAGCGGGTGCAGTTGCTGGTGTAACAACTGTAAAAAACCCTATAAACCTTGCCAGAGCTGTTATGGAAAAATCAGAGCATGTTATGCTTGCGAGAGAAGGTGCTGAGTATTTTGCAAAACAAAACGGATTAGAAATTGTTGATCCTTCTTATTTTTATGTAGAAAACAGATATCAATCATTATTAAAAGCAAAGGAAAAAGAAAAAATAGAACTTGACCATGATGGAAAAGCTTCTTTTTATGATTCCAATATAAAAGACTCCAAATTTGGAACTGTTGGTTGTGTTGCTTTAGACAAAAATGGGAATATTACTGCGGGAACTTCTACTGGTGGTATGACAAATAAAAAATGGGGACGTGTAGGTGATTCTCCAATTATTGGAGCTGGTACTTATGCAAATAATAAAACATGTGGTGTTTCTGCAACTGGTTGGGGAGAATTTTTTATCAGAAATGTAGTAGCTTATGATATTTCTGCTTTAATGGAATATAAAAATATGAGTATTGAAGAAGCTTCGAGAGAAGTAATTCAAAAGAAGCTAACCCAAATAGGTGGTACAGGTGGGATTATTGCTCTTGATAAAAATGGAAATATTGTAATGGAGTTTAATACTTCTGGAATGTATAGAGCAGCTATAGATAAAAATGAAAAGTTAACCATAGGTATATATGAAAAATAA
- a CDS encoding competence/damage-inducible protein A, whose translation MKATIVTIGDEILIGQIIDTNSSYIAKALDKIGIATYEMLSVSDEKEHILETLEKLQNKVELVIITGGLGPTKDDITKKTFCDYFEDKLIEDQEVLKHVKYLIEGFYKRPISQINKEQALVPSKATVLFNKMGTAPGMWMQKENTVFISLPGVPYEMKYLIDEVIVPKLINEFNRSSIVHKTVMTYGRGESLIAEQIEDWENNLPNYIKLAYLPSPGKVRLRLTARGNNEEGLKNEIENRIKELYKIIGEIIVGTEDDQPIENVIAELITSKKKTLSIAESCTGGKIAQSLTAISGASSYFKGSIISYATETKINILGVPRELIETYSVVSKQVVESMALQSQKIFASDYAIATTGNAGPNKGDSEAEIGTVFIALATPEGVYSEEFNFGQPREKVIGRAVNKAFELLYKEILKK comes from the coding sequence ATGAAAGCTACAATTGTTACCATTGGTGATGAAATATTAATTGGTCAAATTATAGATACCAATTCATCTTATATTGCAAAAGCCTTAGACAAAATAGGAATTGCTACTTACGAAATGCTTTCTGTATCTGATGAAAAGGAACATATCTTAGAAACACTTGAAAAACTACAAAATAAAGTTGAGTTAGTTATCATAACAGGTGGATTAGGACCTACAAAAGATGATATTACAAAAAAAACATTTTGTGATTATTTTGAAGATAAATTAATTGAAGATCAAGAGGTATTAAAACATGTTAAATATTTAATTGAAGGTTTCTATAAAAGACCTATTAGTCAAATAAACAAAGAACAAGCTTTAGTTCCTTCTAAAGCAACTGTGCTTTTTAATAAAATGGGAACAGCACCAGGAATGTGGATGCAAAAAGAGAATACTGTTTTTATTTCTTTACCAGGTGTTCCTTATGAAATGAAATACCTTATTGATGAGGTAATTGTTCCAAAATTGATAAATGAATTTAACAGATCTTCTATCGTTCATAAAACAGTGATGACTTATGGAAGAGGTGAAAGTTTAATTGCAGAGCAAATTGAAGATTGGGAAAATAATTTACCTAATTATATAAAATTAGCTTATTTGCCATCGCCAGGAAAAGTTAGATTAAGATTAACGGCAAGAGGGAATAATGAAGAAGGTTTAAAAAACGAAATCGAAAATAGAATAAAAGAACTATACAAAATTATAGGAGAAATAATTGTAGGAACTGAAGATGATCAACCTATAGAAAATGTTATAGCAGAACTTATTACAAGTAAAAAGAAAACGTTATCCATAGCAGAAAGTTGCACAGGAGGAAAAATAGCGCAAAGTTTAACAGCAATTTCAGGTGCATCAAGTTACTTTAAAGGAAGTATAATAAGCTATGCTACTGAAACAAAGATTAATATTTTAGGTGTTCCAAGAGAATTAATAGAAACATATTCTGTAGTTAGCAAGCAAGTTGTAGAAAGCATGGCGCTTCAATCTCAAAAAATATTTGCATCAGATTATGCAATTGCAACAACAGGAAATGCAGGTCCAAATAAAGGAGATTCAGAAGCAGAAATAGGAACAGTTTTTATTGCTTTAGCAACACCAGAAGGTGTTTATTCTGAGGAATTTAATTTCGGACAACCAAGGGAAAAGGTTATAGGTAGAGCGGTTAACAAAGCTTTTGAATTACTTTATAAAGAAATTTTAAAAAAATAA
- the rpmB gene encoding 50S ribosomal protein L28: MSRVCELTGKRAMVGNNVSHAMNKTKRKFSVNLVKKRFYIPEEDRWVTLKISTAALKTINKNGIAATLKQAKANGFVK, encoded by the coding sequence ATGTCAAGAGTTTGTGAACTTACAGGTAAAAGAGCAATGGTAGGAAACAATGTTTCTCATGCTATGAATAAAACTAAGAGAAAATTTTCTGTGAACTTAGTTAAGAAACGTTTCTATATTCCTGAAGAAGATAGATGGGTAACTTTAAAGATATCTACTGCTGCGTTAAAGACAATCAATAAAAATGGTATTGCTGCTACTTTAAAACAAGCAAAAGCAAATGGATTTGTAAAATAA
- the rpmG gene encoding 50S ribosomal protein L33 produces the protein MAKKGNRIQVILECTEHKASGVPGTSRYITTKNKKNTPDRLEIKKFNPILKKVTVHKEIK, from the coding sequence ATGGCAAAGAAAGGTAATAGAATTCAGGTTATTTTAGAATGTACTGAGCATAAAGCTTCTGGTGTTCCAGGAACTTCTCGTTACATTACTACTAAAAATAAAAAAAATACTCCAGATAGATTAGAGATTAAAAAATTTAATCCAATCTTAAAGAAAGTAACTGTTCATAAAGAAATTAAATAA
- the rmuC gene encoding DNA recombination protein RmuC, whose product MSQIIIVLAAFIIALAIGFYLGKLLSKTQSQAEKSSLNERNNGLLSQIEQFKQQFQSEKNQFEKTILQITTEKESIQKEKEALAIHLAKKENDFDNLLERNKEQKQEVNELQEKFTKEFENLANKILEEKTNKFTEQNKENMKIILNPLQEKIQLFEKKVEDTHKESIDYHAALRQQILGLREMNDKMSKETVNLTKALKGDSKMQGNWGELVLERVLEKSGLEKGREYEVQQSFSTEEGGRVMPDVIINLPDGKKMVVDSKVSLTAYERFVNEDDDDLKVAILKEHVTSVKRHVDQLSDKNYQDIYQMESPDFVLLFIPIEPAFALALNEDSTLYNKAFEKNIVIVTPSTLLATLRTIDSMWTNQKQQENAIEIARQAGALYDKFEGFVSDLIKIGKKMDEAKGEYGNAMNKLVDGKGNLVTSVEKLKKMGAKAKKALPENIIKRATENEIDLIN is encoded by the coding sequence ATGTCACAGATTATTATAGTATTAGCCGCTTTTATCATCGCCTTAGCTATTGGTTTTTACCTTGGTAAATTACTTTCTAAAACGCAATCTCAAGCCGAAAAATCAAGCTTAAATGAGCGAAACAATGGGTTACTGAGTCAAATTGAGCAATTTAAGCAGCAGTTTCAGTCTGAAAAAAATCAGTTTGAAAAAACAATCTTACAAATAACTACTGAAAAAGAAAGTATTCAAAAAGAGAAAGAGGCTTTGGCTATTCATTTAGCTAAAAAGGAGAACGATTTTGATAATTTACTAGAGCGCAATAAAGAGCAAAAACAAGAGGTTAATGAATTACAAGAAAAATTCACTAAGGAATTTGAAAATTTGGCCAATAAGATATTAGAAGAAAAAACAAATAAGTTTACAGAACAGAATAAGGAGAACATGAAAATTATTCTGAATCCACTTCAGGAAAAAATTCAATTGTTTGAAAAGAAAGTAGAAGACACCCACAAAGAGAGTATTGATTATCATGCTGCTTTGCGCCAACAGATTCTTGGTCTTAGAGAAATGAATGATAAAATGAGTAAAGAAACAGTAAACCTTACTAAAGCATTAAAAGGCGATAGTAAAATGCAAGGAAACTGGGGTGAACTGGTTTTAGAACGTGTTTTAGAAAAATCAGGATTAGAGAAAGGGCGTGAATATGAGGTTCAACAGAGTTTTAGTACTGAAGAAGGTGGCAGAGTAATGCCTGATGTGATTATTAATCTTCCTGATGGAAAGAAAATGGTTGTTGACTCTAAAGTATCTTTGACCGCTTATGAACGTTTTGTGAATGAAGATGATGATGACTTGAAAGTGGCTATTTTAAAGGAACACGTTACGTCTGTAAAGCGTCATGTGGATCAATTAAGTGATAAAAATTATCAGGATATTTATCAAATGGAAAGTCCTGATTTTGTGTTATTATTTATTCCTATTGAACCTGCTTTTGCTTTAGCTCTTAATGAAGATAGCACGCTATATAACAAGGCTTTTGAGAAAAACATTGTAATTGTTACTCCTTCTACTCTTTTGGCTACGCTACGTACTATAGATAGCATGTGGACAAATCAAAAACAGCAAGAAAATGCTATTGAAATTGCAAGACAAGCAGGTGCATTATATGATAAGTTTGAAGGGTTTGTTTCCGATTTGATTAAGATTGGTAAAAAAATGGATGAGGCTAAGGGTGAATATGGCAATGCTATGAATAAGCTTGTTGATGGAAAAGGGAATTTAGTAACCAGTGTGGAGAAATTAAAGAAAATGGGCGCTAAGGCCAAAAAAGCTCTTCCTGAAAATATTATAAAAAGAGCCACAGAAAACGAAATTGATTTAATAAATTAA
- a CDS encoding 3'-5' exonuclease encodes MELKLNRPICFFDLETTGIDVARDRIVEISVFKVYPNGNKESKTWLVNPTIPIPPQTTAVHGITDEKVANEPTFNELASHVYNMIKDSDLAGFNSDRFDIPLLAEEMLRAGVDFDMKNRVSVDVQTIFHKKEERTLSAAYKFYCNESLENAHSAEADTMATYEILKAQLDRYEDLENDIKTLSEFTTRKKSVDFAGFIALNKEGKEVFSFGKHKGVLVEEILEKEPGYFSWLQNADFPLYTKKVLTAIKLRKLNTKL; translated from the coding sequence ATGGAATTAAAACTTAATAGACCTATTTGCTTTTTTGATCTTGAAACCACAGGAATTGATGTTGCTAGAGATAGAATTGTAGAAATTTCAGTTTTTAAAGTATATCCAAATGGAAATAAAGAAAGTAAAACATGGTTAGTAAATCCTACAATTCCAATTCCTCCACAAACGACAGCCGTTCATGGAATTACTGATGAAAAAGTAGCAAACGAGCCTACTTTTAATGAATTAGCGTCTCATGTATATAATATGATTAAAGACTCAGACTTGGCAGGCTTTAACTCAGATCGATTTGATATTCCTTTATTAGCTGAAGAAATGCTTCGTGCAGGAGTAGATTTTGACATGAAAAATAGAGTTTCAGTTGATGTGCAAACAATTTTTCATAAAAAAGAAGAACGTACATTAAGCGCTGCATATAAATTCTATTGTAATGAAAGCTTAGAAAATGCGCATAGTGCGGAAGCAGATACAATGGCAACGTATGAAATTTTAAAAGCACAATTAGATAGATACGAAGATTTAGAAAATGATATAAAAACATTATCTGAATTCACAACACGCAAAAAATCAGTTGATTTTGCAGGATTTATAGCATTAAATAAAGAAGGAAAAGAAGTTTTCTCTTTTGGAAAACATAAAGGAGTACTTGTAGAAGAAATCTTAGAAAAAGAACCAGGTTATTTTAGTTGGTTACAAAACGCAGATTTTCCTTTATATACAAAGAAAGTGCTAACAGCAATAAAATTAAGAAAATTAAACACAAAATTATAA
- a CDS encoding acyl-CoA thioesterase, protein MKNKESNSVNASKVTFTELMLPSHSNFSGKIHGGYLLQLMDQIAFASASKYSGCYCVTASVDVVNFLNPIEIGELVTLKASVNYVGNSSMLVGIRVVSENIQTGKVKHCNSSYFTMVAKDKDGNTTKVPHLVLSNSEEIRRFFDALRRINQKKNLITLEEKFDHLSESSLELLKKHNVIVNMK, encoded by the coding sequence ATGAAAAATAAAGAAAGTAACTCTGTAAACGCTTCAAAGGTAACATTCACTGAATTAATGTTACCGTCTCATTCTAATTTTAGTGGTAAAATACATGGAGGTTACTTGTTACAACTTATGGATCAGATTGCATTTGCTAGTGCTTCAAAATATTCTGGTTGTTATTGTGTTACAGCTTCTGTTGATGTCGTTAATTTTTTAAATCCTATTGAAATAGGTGAATTAGTCACATTAAAAGCATCTGTAAATTATGTTGGTAATTCTTCAATGCTTGTTGGTATAAGGGTTGTTTCTGAAAATATTCAAACTGGAAAAGTAAAGCATTGCAATTCTAGTTATTTTACAATGGTTGCAAAAGATAAGGATGGAAACACTACAAAAGTTCCTCATTTAGTTTTGTCAAATTCGGAAGAAATTAGACGTTTTTTTGATGCTTTGAGGCGTATTAATCAAAAGAAAAACTTAATTACTCTTGAAGAAAAATTTGATCATTTATCTGAGTCGTCATTAGAATTACTAAAAAAACATAATGTAATTGTGAACATGAAATAG
- a CDS encoding serine hydrolase domain-containing protein: MKYAINFFILFIFISCSSSDDTNSDTTTSEEIMYFPPNAGMSWETKSLSSLNWNENNVQALLNYLELKNTKGFIILYNGKIVLENYFNGHTSTSPWYWASAGKTLTATIVGIAEQENYINSNNKVSDYIGTGWTSTSITKENLITCKHLLTMTSGLDDGLGDNVSPSNLQYKADAGTRWAYHNVYVKLQDVVSEATGETWNNYFTTKLKTPIGMTGYWAQSNDFSVYWSNTRSMARFGLLALNKGNWNGTQVLNTSYFNNATTTSQNINIAYGYLWWLNGKTSYHLPQTQFEFQGKLIPNAPNDMYCALGKDDQKIYVVPSRKLVIIRMGNAADGSNFALSGFDNELWEKINAVIN, translated from the coding sequence ATGAAATACGCTATCAATTTCTTTATATTATTTATTTTCATTAGTTGCAGCTCTTCTGATGATACCAATTCTGATACAACAACTTCTGAAGAAATAATGTATTTTCCTCCTAATGCTGGAATGTCATGGGAAACAAAAAGTCTTTCTAGTTTAAATTGGAATGAGAATAATGTGCAAGCATTACTTAACTACTTAGAATTGAAAAATACAAAAGGTTTTATAATTCTTTATAATGGGAAAATTGTATTAGAGAATTATTTTAATGGACATACAAGTACTTCTCCATGGTATTGGGCTAGTGCAGGAAAAACTTTAACCGCTACAATAGTTGGTATTGCTGAACAAGAAAATTATATAAATAGTAACAACAAAGTATCTGATTACATAGGAACTGGCTGGACTAGCACCTCTATAACAAAAGAAAACTTAATTACTTGCAAACATCTTTTAACTATGACTTCTGGATTAGATGATGGCTTAGGCGATAATGTTTCACCTTCAAATCTTCAATATAAAGCAGATGCTGGAACAAGATGGGCGTATCATAATGTTTATGTAAAACTACAAGATGTGGTAAGCGAAGCAACTGGTGAAACTTGGAACAACTATTTTACTACTAAATTAAAAACACCCATTGGTATGACTGGATATTGGGCTCAAAGTAATGATTTTAGTGTTTATTGGAGCAACACTAGAAGCATGGCCCGTTTTGGGTTACTCGCTTTAAATAAAGGAAATTGGAATGGCACTCAAGTTTTAAACACGAGCTATTTTAATAACGCCACAACAACATCGCAAAATATTAACATTGCATACGGTTATTTATGGTGGTTAAATGGTAAAACTTCATATCATTTACCACAAACACAGTTTGAATTTCAAGGAAAATTAATTCCAAATGCTCCAAATGACATGTATTGTGCTTTAGGAAAAGACGATCAAAAGATTTATGTAGTTCCAAGTAGAAAACTAGTTATTATTAGAATGGGAAATGCAGCAGATGGTTCAAATTTTGCATTATCAGGATTTGATAATGAATTATGGGAGAAAATAAATGCGGTTATAAACTAA
- a CDS encoding dienelactone hydrolase family protein produces the protein MKKYAIILLFSISFTMMAQLETINYSDTNQKLEGFFAKAQKDNPKNAGVIILPAWMGIDAHAKESAENLSKLGYHAFVADIYGTNNNPKDTSEAGKLSGYFKNNYKDYQKRIQLAIDQLIKQGANANEIVVIGYCFGGTGAIEAARGNLNVKGVVSFHGGLGKDPMRETKLIHSKVLVLHGADDPYVPQKDVVAFQDEMRTAKADWQMNFYANAVHAFTHKDLDTDNSKGAAYNELADKRSWQAMQDFFNEIFK, from the coding sequence ATGAAAAAATACGCAATTATCTTACTATTCTCTATTAGCTTTACTATGATGGCTCAACTTGAAACAATTAACTACTCAGACACTAATCAAAAATTAGAAGGCTTTTTTGCTAAAGCTCAAAAAGACAATCCTAAAAATGCTGGAGTTATTATACTTCCTGCTTGGATGGGTATTGATGCGCATGCGAAAGAATCGGCAGAGAATTTATCTAAATTAGGCTATCATGCATTTGTAGCAGATATTTATGGAACAAATAACAATCCTAAAGATACTTCTGAAGCTGGAAAATTATCTGGTTATTTTAAAAACAATTATAAAGATTATCAAAAAAGAATTCAATTGGCTATTGATCAACTAATAAAACAAGGTGCAAATGCAAATGAAATTGTAGTAATAGGATATTGTTTTGGTGGAACAGGTGCTATTGAAGCGGCTAGAGGTAATTTAAATGTAAAAGGAGTTGTTTCTTTTCATGGTGGTTTAGGGAAAGATCCTATGCGTGAAACAAAATTGATTCATTCAAAGGTTTTGGTTTTACATGGTGCTGATGATCCTTATGTTCCGCAAAAGGATGTTGTTGCTTTTCAGGATGAAATGCGAACTGCAAAAGCCGATTGGCAAATGAATTTTTATGCTAATGCTGTTCATGCTTTTACTCATAAAGATTTAGATACTGACAATAGTAAAGGTGCTGCTTATAATGAATTAGCCGATAAAAGAAGTTGGCAAGCGATGCAAGATTTTTTTAATGAAATTTTTAAATAA
- the ftsY gene encoding signal recognition particle-docking protein FtsY: MSFFKRIFSSEKKDPSLSEQEKQTLDKGLEKSKTSFFSKLTKAVAGKSTVDDEVLDNLEEILVSSDVGVNTTLKIIERIEKRVSTDKYLGTDELNKILREEIAGLLSENNTDDNANFAISPSKKPYVIMVVGVNGVGKTTTIGKLANQFKKAGYKVVLGAADTFRAAAIDQLQIWADRVGVPIVRQQMGSDPASVAFDTLQSAVSQDADVVIIDTAGRLHNKVNLMNELSKVKRVMQKVVEDAPHDVMLVLDGSTGQNAFEQAKQFTAATEVTSLAVTKLDGTAKGGVVIGISDQFKIPVKYIGVGEGIDDLQVFNKVEFVDSFFK; this comes from the coding sequence ATGAGTTTTTTTAAAAGAATTTTTTCTTCTGAAAAAAAGGACCCTAGCCTAAGTGAGCAAGAAAAGCAAACTTTAGATAAAGGATTAGAGAAATCTAAAACTTCTTTCTTTTCAAAATTAACTAAAGCTGTTGCTGGAAAATCGACTGTTGATGATGAGGTTTTAGATAATCTTGAAGAAATATTAGTGTCTTCCGATGTCGGTGTAAATACTACGTTGAAAATTATTGAGCGAATAGAAAAAAGAGTATCTACAGATAAATATCTTGGAACAGACGAACTCAATAAGATCCTTAGAGAAGAAATAGCTGGACTATTATCTGAAAATAATACAGATGACAATGCCAATTTCGCTATATCTCCAAGTAAAAAACCATACGTAATCATGGTTGTAGGAGTTAATGGAGTTGGAAAAACAACAACAATAGGGAAATTAGCAAATCAATTTAAAAAAGCAGGATATAAAGTGGTTTTAGGAGCTGCAGATACTTTTAGAGCTGCTGCTATTGATCAATTGCAAATTTGGGCAGATAGAGTAGGAGTGCCAATCGTTCGTCAGCAAATGGGTAGTGATCCTGCATCAGTTGCTTTCGATACACTACAATCAGCCGTGTCTCAAGATGCAGATGTTGTTATAATTGATACTGCTGGACGTTTACATAATAAAGTAAATTTAATGAATGAACTTTCTAAAGTAAAACGTGTAATGCAAAAAGTGGTTGAAGATGCACCACATGATGTAATGTTAGTTTTGGACGGATCAACAGGTCAAAATGCATTTGAACAAGCAAAGCAATTTACAGCAGCAACAGAAGTGACGAGTTTAGCAGTTACAAAACTAGATGGAACTGCAAAAGGTGGAGTTGTAATTGGAATTTCAGATCAATTTAAAATTCCTGTAAAATATATAGGTGTTGGAGAAGGAATTGATGATCTACAAGTCTTTAATAAAGTAGAATTTGTAGATTCATTTTTTAAATAA
- a CDS encoding fumarylacetoacetate hydrolase family protein, translating into MKIICIGRNYADHISELNNEKPSEPVIFLKPDTAVLPKKNPFYIPDFSKDVHHEVEILVKINKVGKYINSKFAHKYYDEIGLGIDFTARDLQSELKSKGLPWEKAKAFDHSAIIGAFLPKKSFASLENVNFELRSNNNVVQAGNTSLMLWKIDEIIAYVSQFFTLKKGDIIFTGTPKGVASVKEGDVLEGYIEKNQMFKIQVK; encoded by the coding sequence ATGAAAATTATTTGTATTGGACGCAATTATGCAGACCATATCTCAGAGCTGAACAATGAAAAACCTAGTGAACCAGTAATTTTTTTAAAACCAGATACAGCTGTTCTGCCTAAAAAAAATCCATTCTATATTCCAGACTTTAGTAAAGATGTTCATCATGAAGTAGAGATCTTAGTTAAAATAAATAAAGTAGGGAAATATATTAACTCAAAATTTGCTCATAAATACTATGACGAAATAGGATTAGGTATAGATTTTACAGCACGTGATTTACAAAGTGAACTAAAAAGCAAAGGGCTACCTTGGGAAAAAGCAAAAGCATTTGACCATTCGGCGATTATTGGTGCCTTTTTACCGAAAAAATCGTTTGCATCATTAGAAAATGTTAACTTTGAGTTAAGGAGTAATAATAATGTTGTACAAGCAGGAAACACTTCTTTGATGCTTTGGAAAATAGATGAAATTATTGCTTATGTATCGCAATTTTTTACACTAAAAAAAGGAGATATTATCTTTACAGGAACTCCTAAAGGTGTTGCATCTGTCAAAGAAGGTGATGTTTTAGAAGGATATATAGAAAAGAACCAGATGTTTAAAATACAAGTTAAATAA
- a CDS encoding Hpt domain-containing protein, which yields MALQYNLSKVYEISENDIDFALQIVNLFLLEVPAEIKSIKVGVEEKDYSRAYAAAHKIKPSLDLLGMDLAYEENLQIMTWAKSEGKKKEIKEVYKSLKERVDLAIKELKKDFKI from the coding sequence ATGGCATTGCAATACAATTTATCTAAAGTGTATGAAATTTCCGAAAACGATATCGATTTTGCACTTCAAATTGTAAATCTTTTCTTATTAGAAGTACCAGCAGAAATAAAATCAATAAAAGTTGGTGTTGAAGAAAAAGATTACTCAAGAGCGTATGCTGCGGCTCATAAAATTAAACCCTCATTAGATTTACTTGGAATGGATTTAGCTTATGAAGAAAATCTTCAAATTATGACATGGGCTAAATCAGAAGGGAAAAAGAAAGAAATTAAAGAAGTTTATAAATCTTTAAAAGAACGAGTAGACCTAGCAATAAAAGAGCTAAAAAAAGACTTCAAAATTTAA
- a CDS encoding DUF721 domain-containing protein: MAKRINEELPIKDILKNFITQNKLETGIDKVDVKDAWQKMMGNGVVSYTEAVELKNNTLYVKLTSSVLREELSYGKEKIIKMINDEMGKELIKYLVLR, translated from the coding sequence ATGGCAAAAAGAATTAATGAAGAGCTTCCTATAAAAGACATTCTAAAAAACTTCATTACACAAAATAAATTAGAAACAGGAATTGATAAAGTAGATGTAAAAGATGCTTGGCAAAAAATGATGGGAAATGGAGTTGTTAGCTACACAGAAGCAGTTGAGCTAAAAAACAATACCTTATATGTAAAATTAACGTCATCAGTTTTAAGAGAAGAATTGTCTTATGGAAAAGAAAAAATAATAAAAATGATTAATGATGAGATGGGGAAAGAACTAATTAAATATTTAGTTTTAAGATAA